One Tenuifilum sp. 4138str genomic region harbors:
- a CDS encoding arginine deiminase, with protein sequence MERVNVYLNSEIGELEGVILHTPGAEVENMTPENAQRALYSDILNLNVARKEYSQLSGVLSKVAKTYEVVDLLEKVLGNEENREYLLEKICRHENAMSLFDYLLDIDAKQLARMLIEGVPLVRNTLTNFLSKERFALRPLYNFYFTRDASIAIGEDVLIAKMANAVRDRESIIMEAIFSRSGIFNTQTINPTTFNNPADVTIEGGDVLVVRDDILLIGNGIRTNTHGIDFILSRFLARDDKRKRHILVQELPYKPESFIHLDMVFTMLDFDKCMVYEPIILQPNRYQTVHITIDKGKVKEIKTVDNLLVALKSLGIDLKPIVCGGTKDRWIQEREQWHSGANFVAIGPGRVIGYGRNINTLEEMNKNGFEILRAKDIVAGKVDLNSYQKYVVALDGSELPRGGGGARCMTMPFRRKPIKWQ encoded by the coding sequence ATGGAGAGGGTAAATGTTTATCTCAATTCCGAGATAGGTGAGCTTGAGGGTGTAATACTGCATACACCGGGAGCCGAGGTGGAAAATATGACCCCCGAAAATGCTCAACGAGCATTATACAGCGATATTCTTAACCTAAACGTTGCCCGTAAGGAGTACTCGCAGCTCAGTGGCGTGCTTTCAAAGGTGGCAAAAACTTACGAGGTGGTTGATTTGCTTGAGAAAGTGCTTGGAAACGAGGAGAATAGGGAGTATCTGCTCGAAAAGATATGTCGTCATGAGAATGCCATGTCGCTATTCGACTATCTTTTAGATATTGATGCAAAGCAACTGGCCAGGATGCTCATTGAGGGCGTTCCATTGGTTCGTAATACACTCACTAACTTTTTAAGTAAGGAGCGGTTTGCACTTCGCCCGCTCTATAACTTCTACTTTACACGCGATGCATCAATTGCAATTGGTGAGGATGTGCTTATAGCTAAAATGGCCAACGCCGTTAGGGATAGGGAGAGTATAATTATGGAGGCAATATTCTCTCGTTCCGGTATTTTTAATACGCAAACCATTAACCCTACTACATTTAACAATCCTGCAGATGTCACCATTGAGGGCGGCGATGTTCTTGTAGTTCGCGACGATATATTATTGATTGGCAATGGAATAAGAACCAATACCCATGGTATCGATTTCATTCTGTCCAGGTTTCTGGCTCGCGACGATAAAAGGAAACGGCATATCCTGGTACAGGAATTACCCTATAAGCCCGAGTCATTCATTCACCTCGATATGGTTTTTACCATGCTCGATTTTGACAAGTGCATGGTTTATGAACCAATAATTCTGCAGCCTAACCGTTACCAAACCGTTCACATCACAATAGATAAAGGTAAGGTTAAGGAGATAAAAACGGTTGATAACCTTCTGGTTGCACTCAAAAGCCTTGGTATCGATTTAAAACCAATAGTTTGTGGTGGTACAAAGGATCGTTGGATACAGGAGCGTGAACAGTGGCACAGCGGAGCAAATTTTGTTGCCATTGGCCCCGGTAGGGTAATTGGCTATGGTCGAAATATCAATACGCTCGAGGAGATGAACAAAAACGGATTTGAAATTCTCAGAGCAAAAGATATTGTGGCTGGCAAGGTTGATTTGAACTCCTACCAAAAATATGTTGTGGCTCTCGATGGTAGTGAACTCCCCCGCGGTGGAGGAGGTGCGCGATGTATGACTATGCCTTTCCGTCGCAAACCAATAAAGTGGCAGTAA
- the gcvP gene encoding aminomethyl-transferring glycine dehydrogenase, whose amino-acid sequence MYTDKFVSRHNGPRDQEVGEMLKVIGVSSVDELINQTVPANIRLKKPLNLPAPMSEYEFLTHMHKVASKNKLYKSFIGMGYYGTVTPSVILRNIFENPGWYTSYTPYQAEISQGRLEALLNFQTMVVELTGMQIANASLLDEATAAAEAMFMMLNLRSREAVKAGKNVIFVDQDIFPQTLDVIKTRSNPLGVEVVTGCYSEYSFSGREFGVIVQYPSAKGNIRDYAAFAAKAHEAGALVTAVSDILSLALITPPGEWGADIACGSTQRFGIPMGFGGPHAAYFACKDEFKRSMPGRIIGVSIDRHGNKALRMALQTREQHIKRERATSNICTAQALLATMAGMYAVYHGPEGIRRIASYVHSTAVQVAKELVGMGYKQNVKNIFDTLEVELPSGVTIDDIRKRALAREINLNYKPNGTVGISFDETTSVTDVNNLLSVFAEAVGKKFNAITEIKETIEIPENLRRKTPFLTDKVFNSFHSETEMMRYIKKLERRDIALNHSMISLGSCTMKLNPATTMLSLSWPEWNSLHPFVPADQAEGYMQVIRELEQYLAEITGFHAVTLQPNSGAAGEYTGLMVIRQYHINRGEGHRNVVLIPSSAHGTNPASAAMAGMQVVVVACDENGNINVDDLRAKAEQHKQNLAAFMVTYPSTHGVFESKIREMMDIVHQNGGLVYMDGANMNAQVGLTSPGEIGADVCHLNLHKTFAIPHGGGGPGVGPIAVAKHLAPFLPSHPVVKTGGEKAITAVAAAPWGSASVIVISYAYILMLGAEGLTQVTKMAILNANYLAARLKDHYKILYTGETGRVAHEMILDCHHFKMAYGVDTSDVGRRMMDYGYHAPTVSFPVHESLMVEPTESESKQELDRFIDMMIAIKGELEDIKNGKVDKADNLIANAPHTAPEVTADEWKHAYSRQQAAYPLPWVMQNKFWPYVSKIDAGYGDRNLVCTCAPIEDYM is encoded by the coding sequence ATGTATACCGATAAATTTGTGTCACGTCATAATGGTCCTCGCGACCAAGAAGTTGGTGAAATGCTAAAGGTAATTGGCGTTTCATCGGTTGATGAGCTAATCAACCAAACCGTACCTGCAAATATCAGGCTTAAAAAACCGCTAAACCTACCTGCTCCCATGTCGGAATATGAGTTCCTGACCCATATGCATAAGGTTGCGTCCAAAAATAAACTCTACAAGAGTTTTATTGGAATGGGTTACTATGGAACCGTTACCCCTTCGGTTATTTTGCGTAACATTTTTGAAAACCCCGGTTGGTACACTTCGTACACTCCATACCAGGCCGAGATTAGCCAGGGAAGGCTTGAGGCTTTGCTCAATTTCCAAACCATGGTGGTTGAACTTACCGGGATGCAAATTGCTAATGCATCGCTACTTGATGAAGCAACCGCTGCTGCTGAGGCAATGTTTATGATGCTCAACCTCCGCTCACGCGAGGCTGTTAAGGCGGGCAAGAATGTAATTTTTGTTGATCAGGATATTTTCCCTCAAACCCTCGATGTAATTAAAACACGCTCAAATCCCCTTGGTGTTGAAGTTGTTACTGGCTGCTACAGCGAGTATAGTTTTTCCGGGCGGGAGTTTGGCGTTATAGTTCAGTACCCATCGGCAAAGGGAAACATTCGCGACTATGCCGCTTTTGCTGCAAAAGCACACGAGGCTGGTGCGCTGGTAACAGCCGTTTCCGATATTTTAAGTTTGGCCTTAATTACACCTCCGGGCGAGTGGGGGGCCGATATTGCTTGTGGCTCTACTCAACGTTTTGGAATACCCATGGGATTTGGTGGCCCACATGCAGCATACTTTGCCTGCAAGGATGAGTTCAAGCGCAGCATGCCAGGCCGAATAATAGGTGTTTCCATTGACAGGCATGGCAATAAAGCTCTACGTATGGCACTGCAAACCCGTGAGCAACACATTAAGCGTGAACGTGCCACATCAAATATCTGTACCGCACAAGCCCTCTTAGCTACCATGGCAGGTATGTATGCTGTTTACCACGGCCCCGAAGGAATACGCCGTATTGCCTCGTATGTTCACAGCACTGCTGTTCAGGTTGCCAAGGAACTTGTTGGTATGGGTTACAAGCAAAACGTTAAAAATATCTTTGATACCCTTGAGGTAGAATTGCCTTCAGGTGTAACCATCGATGATATCCGCAAGCGTGCCCTTGCTCGCGAAATCAACCTGAATTACAAGCCAAACGGAACAGTAGGTATTAGCTTTGACGAAACCACTTCCGTAACCGATGTCAACAACCTTCTTTCAGTTTTTGCCGAAGCTGTTGGAAAGAAGTTCAATGCTATAACCGAGATTAAGGAAACCATTGAAATCCCTGAAAACCTTCGTCGCAAAACGCCTTTCTTAACCGATAAGGTATTCAACAGTTTCCATTCCGAAACAGAAATGATGCGCTACATCAAGAAACTTGAGCGTCGCGATATAGCCCTAAACCATAGCATGATTTCGCTGGGTAGTTGCACCATGAAGCTAAACCCAGCAACCACCATGTTGTCGTTAAGTTGGCCGGAATGGAATAGCCTACACCCGTTTGTCCCTGCTGACCAAGCCGAAGGCTACATGCAGGTCATCCGTGAACTGGAACAATATCTGGCAGAGATTACCGGGTTCCATGCAGTGACCTTACAGCCAAACTCCGGTGCAGCCGGTGAGTACACAGGGTTAATGGTAATCCGTCAGTACCACATCAATCGTGGCGAGGGTCACAGGAATGTTGTACTGATTCCTTCGTCGGCACATGGTACCAACCCCGCAAGTGCTGCTATGGCAGGCATGCAGGTGGTGGTTGTTGCTTGCGATGAGAATGGGAATATCAACGTTGACGATTTGCGCGCTAAAGCAGAGCAGCACAAGCAAAACCTTGCAGCATTTATGGTAACCTATCCGTCAACCCATGGAGTATTTGAAAGCAAGATTAGGGAGATGATGGATATTGTTCACCAGAATGGTGGTTTGGTTTACATGGATGGTGCCAATATGAATGCCCAGGTTGGGCTTACCAGTCCCGGTGAGATTGGTGCCGATGTATGCCACCTTAACCTGCATAAAACCTTTGCTATCCCACACGGTGGCGGTGGCCCTGGCGTTGGGCCAATTGCAGTAGCTAAGCATTTAGCTCCATTCCTCCCTTCACATCCAGTGGTTAAGACCGGTGGCGAAAAAGCTATTACTGCTGTTGCTGCTGCTCCCTGGGGAAGTGCTAGCGTAATTGTAATCTCTTACGCATACATTCTAATGTTGGGTGCCGAGGGTTTAACCCAGGTGACAAAGATGGCAATTCTTAACGCAAACTACTTGGCTGCCAGGCTAAAGGATCACTATAAGATTCTTTACACCGGCGAAACCGGTAGGGTTGCCCACGAGATGATTCTCGATTGTCACCACTTTAAGATGGCCTACGGTGTAGATACCAGCGATGTTGGTCGTCGTATGATGGATTACGGATACCATGCTCCAACCGTATCGTTCCCGGTTCATGAAAGCCTTATGGTGGAGCCTACCGAGAGCGAGTCAAAGCAGGAACTCGATAGGTTTATTGACATGATGATTGCCATTAAGGGAGAGCTTGAGGATATCAAGAACGGTAAAGTCGATAAGGCCGACAACCTTATTGCCAATGCCCCGCATACAGCCCCCGAGGTTACCGCCGATGAGTGGAAGCATGCATATTCCCGCCAACAGGCTGCCTACCCACTACCCTGGGTAATGCAGAATAAATTCTGGCCCTATGTAAGTAAAATTGATGCAGGTTATGGCGACCGTAATCTGGTGTGCACCTGCGCGCCAATTGAGGATTACATGTAA
- a CDS encoding prolyl oligopeptidase family serine peptidase — translation MKKIFILMLLATPILITMSCNTAKVKYPKTKQVDVVDEYFGVKVADPYRWLEDDKAPEVAEWVKQQNEVTFNYLNAIPFRNKIKERLTTIWNYTSMGAPFKAGGRYFFFKKEGLQNQSVLYMMENLEAEPKVILDPNTFSEDGTISLSNVSVSRDGKYLAYSINDGGSDWQKIKVIKLPSGEQLPDEISWVKFSSIAWLNDGFFYSRYDEPMGGSELSNINQNHKVFYHKVGTPVETDKLIFSNSQYPLRNYSAQTTDDEKYLIIYESESTYGNSIYVKNLKDPRANFSKITTGFEFEYSVLDHIDDNLIVLTNYKAPKYKLVKINVNSMDIGNWRDILPERKDVLKECALINKKIIANYIVDAKSQAEVYNLDGSKITDIELPTLGTISGISGDINDSIAFYSFSSFTVPPTVVKYNVNTNTSTQFFSPNIDFKFDDYETKQVLYTSKDGTLVPMFIVHKKGIKLDGNNPTLLYGYGGFNVSLLPYFSTSRLFWLEQGGIFAMANLRGGGEYGENWYRAGTKLNKQNVFDDFIAAAEYLIKEKYTSPKKLAIQGGSNGGLLIGAVTNQRPDLFKVAIPQVGVMDMLRYHNFTIGWAWANDYGTSNDSIQFLNLYSYSPLHNIKPKTNYPAILVTTADHDDRVVPAHSFKYIATMQEKNPNPKNPALIRIQTRAGHGAGMPTSMVIDEYADIYAFIMYNMGMQY, via the coding sequence GCAGAATGAGGTGACTTTCAACTACCTTAATGCAATTCCTTTCCGCAACAAAATAAAAGAAAGGCTAACCACCATTTGGAACTATACCTCAATGGGGGCACCTTTTAAAGCAGGCGGCAGGTATTTCTTTTTCAAGAAAGAGGGACTTCAGAACCAAAGCGTCCTTTACATGATGGAAAACCTTGAGGCTGAGCCTAAGGTAATTCTTGACCCAAACACCTTTAGCGAGGATGGAACCATATCGCTATCGAATGTTAGCGTTTCGCGCGATGGCAAGTACCTTGCCTATTCCATTAACGATGGCGGTTCGGACTGGCAAAAGATAAAAGTGATTAAACTGCCCAGTGGGGAGCAACTTCCTGACGAAATCAGCTGGGTAAAATTTTCATCCATTGCATGGCTAAACGATGGCTTCTTCTATAGCCGCTACGACGAACCCATGGGCGGCTCGGAACTTTCCAATATCAACCAAAACCATAAAGTTTTTTACCACAAGGTAGGAACACCAGTGGAAACCGACAAGCTAATTTTCTCAAATAGCCAATACCCCTTACGCAACTACTCCGCACAAACCACCGATGATGAAAAATACCTCATCATTTATGAATCGGAATCAACCTACGGTAACTCCATCTATGTAAAAAACCTAAAAGACCCCAGGGCAAACTTTTCCAAGATTACCACAGGCTTTGAGTTTGAGTACAGCGTGCTTGACCATATTGACGACAACCTCATTGTTTTAACCAACTACAAGGCGCCCAAGTATAAGCTGGTAAAAATCAACGTGAACAGCATGGATATTGGCAACTGGCGCGACATTCTACCTGAACGGAAAGATGTACTGAAGGAATGTGCCCTAATCAACAAAAAAATAATTGCCAACTACATTGTTGATGCTAAAAGCCAGGCCGAGGTTTACAACCTGGACGGAAGTAAAATTACGGACATTGAACTTCCAACCCTTGGCACAATATCAGGAATAAGCGGCGATATAAATGATTCTATTGCCTTTTATTCATTCTCATCGTTTACAGTTCCCCCAACCGTTGTAAAGTACAACGTAAACACCAATACTTCGACACAATTCTTTAGCCCTAACATCGACTTTAAGTTTGATGACTACGAAACCAAGCAGGTATTGTACACTAGCAAGGATGGCACTCTTGTTCCAATGTTTATTGTCCACAAAAAGGGCATTAAGCTCGACGGTAACAACCCTACCCTGCTTTACGGCTACGGTGGCTTCAATGTAAGCCTACTACCCTACTTTAGTACATCGCGCTTATTCTGGCTAGAGCAGGGTGGCATATTTGCCATGGCAAACCTAAGGGGCGGTGGCGAATACGGTGAGAACTGGTATCGTGCGGGCACTAAGCTAAACAAGCAAAACGTTTTCGACGACTTTATTGCAGCAGCCGAGTACTTAATCAAAGAAAAGTACACCTCACCAAAAAAACTTGCCATCCAAGGGGGTTCAAACGGAGGCTTGCTGATTGGTGCAGTAACCAATCAACGTCCCGATTTATTCAAGGTAGCCATCCCTCAGGTTGGCGTAATGGATATGCTTAGGTACCATAACTTTACCATAGGCTGGGCTTGGGCTAACGATTACGGCACCAGTAACGACTCCATTCAGTTCCTTAACCTTTACAGCTACTCCCCGCTCCATAATATCAAACCTAAAACCAATTACCCGGCCATACTCGTAACCACTGCCGACCACGACGATAGGGTTGTACCAGCACATTCGTTCAAATACATTGCTACCATGCAGGAGAAAAACCCTAACCCCAAAAATCCTGCCCTGATACGCATTCAAACTCGTGCTGGACACGGAGCAGGTATGCCAACCTCTATGGTTATTGATGAGTATGCCGATATCTACGCCTTTATAATGTATAACATGGGAATGCAATACTAG
- a CDS encoding RNA methyltransferase, translating to MVKNRKLLNEELGRKSIDEFKSSEKLPIAVVLDNVRSLNNVGSVFRTSDAFLVEKIYLCGITGTPPHPEIHRSALGAENSVDWEYADSTVKAVEGLKQLGYVIVSVEQVEHSVLLNQFYPTKGQKYALVFGNEVKGVGQDVVDISDVCIEIPQLGTKHSFNISVSAGIVLWDFFVKVMVD from the coding sequence ATGGTTAAAAACAGAAAGTTGTTAAATGAAGAGCTTGGGCGAAAATCGATTGATGAATTTAAATCCTCTGAAAAATTACCAATTGCTGTAGTCCTCGATAATGTCAGGAGTTTAAACAATGTAGGCTCTGTGTTTAGAACCTCCGATGCTTTCCTGGTTGAAAAAATTTACCTGTGTGGAATTACAGGTACTCCACCTCACCCTGAAATCCATCGCTCCGCTTTGGGTGCTGAGAACTCAGTAGACTGGGAGTATGCTGATAGCACAGTCAAAGCAGTTGAAGGACTGAAACAATTGGGATATGTGATTGTTTCAGTAGAACAGGTGGAGCATTCGGTGCTGCTTAACCAGTTTTATCCGACAAAAGGGCAGAAATACGCATTGGTATTTGGAAACGAAGTTAAAGGTGTAGGACAGGATGTGGTGGATATTTCAGATGTTTGCATTGAGATCCCACAGCTTGGCACCAAACACTCCTTTAACATTTCGGTCTCGGCTGGTATAGTGCTTTGGGATTTTTTTGTTAAAGTAATGGTCGACTAA
- a CDS encoding deoxynucleoside kinase → MHYLVIEGNIGAGKTTLATMLAKELNAKLILEQFADNPFLPKFYKNPERYSFPLELSFLAERYSQLNNELRSASLFHSLTIADYYFMKSLIFAQNTLNGDELQLYKQLFSIIYSTLPKPDLYVYLHLPTNQLLKNIQKRGRYYEQTITAEYLNGITEGYFDFFKQHPEYTFLVIDTSKIDFVANRDDFLKIKSTIFDQHYKKGVNLVSL, encoded by the coding sequence ATGCATTACCTTGTAATTGAAGGAAATATCGGTGCAGGCAAAACAACCCTTGCAACCATGCTGGCAAAAGAGCTCAATGCCAAGCTAATCCTGGAACAATTTGCCGATAACCCCTTTCTTCCAAAATTCTATAAAAACCCTGAACGGTATAGTTTCCCGCTTGAACTCTCATTCCTGGCAGAGCGATACTCACAGCTCAATAACGAGTTACGTTCCGCTTCCCTTTTCCACTCATTAACAATTGCGGATTACTACTTCATGAAATCGCTAATTTTTGCTCAGAACACACTGAACGGCGATGAACTTCAGCTTTACAAGCAACTATTTTCCATTATTTACAGCACTTTGCCAAAACCCGACCTATATGTATACCTACACTTACCTACAAATCAGCTGCTTAAAAACATTCAGAAAAGGGGACGCTATTACGAACAAACCATAACCGCTGAATATCTAAATGGAATAACCGAAGGATATTTCGATTTTTTCAAACAACATCCTGAATACACTTTCTTAGTAATTGATACTTCAAAAATTGACTTTGTGGCAAACCGCGATGATTTTTTAAAAATCAAATCGACGATTTTTGACCAACATTACAAAAAAGGTGTTAACTTGGTGTCGCTGTAA
- the sucC gene encoding ADP-forming succinate--CoA ligase subunit beta, producing the protein MNLHEYQSKEILRQAGVPVPVGLVAFTKDEAIRAAQEVMKITGTDTIAVKAQIHAGGRGKGGGVKIAKSIDEVSTYASNILGMNLVTHQTGPQGKLVRKVLIEQGIYQPGPSEIKEYYISILLNRASGRHMIIYSPQGGMDIEAVAAQTPELIFKEEIHPVGLQAFQARKIAFNLGLSGKAYQQMVKFVMSLYEAYTKNDLSLLEINPVVKTSNDDILAADAKCSIDDNALFHHPDLAEYRDIYEEDPAEVEAGEHNLNFVKLDGNVGCMVNGAGLAMATMDIIKLSGGDPANFLDVGGGANAKTVAAGFRIILKDPNVKAILINIFGGIVRCDRVAQGVVDAYKEIGNIPVPVIVRLQGTNALEGKKLIDESGLKVYSAITLQEAANLVKQMVN; encoded by the coding sequence ATGAATCTACATGAGTATCAATCGAAAGAAATACTAAGGCAAGCTGGTGTTCCAGTGCCAGTAGGGTTAGTAGCTTTTACCAAGGATGAAGCCATTAGGGCTGCACAGGAAGTAATGAAAATCACGGGTACTGACACAATAGCCGTAAAGGCTCAAATTCATGCTGGCGGACGAGGCAAAGGCGGTGGCGTTAAAATTGCAAAGTCCATTGATGAGGTATCAACATACGCCTCGAATATTTTAGGGATGAATCTGGTAACCCACCAAACCGGGCCTCAAGGTAAGCTTGTACGAAAGGTACTAATTGAGCAGGGTATTTATCAGCCGGGTCCATCGGAAATAAAAGAGTACTACATAAGCATCCTGTTAAATAGAGCATCAGGAAGGCACATGATTATATACTCCCCCCAGGGAGGAATGGACATTGAAGCTGTAGCTGCTCAAACCCCTGAACTAATCTTTAAGGAAGAAATTCACCCCGTTGGGCTTCAGGCATTTCAAGCACGTAAAATTGCGTTCAACCTTGGATTATCAGGCAAAGCCTACCAGCAAATGGTTAAGTTTGTTATGTCGCTCTACGAAGCCTATACCAAAAACGATCTTTCGCTACTTGAAATCAACCCTGTTGTAAAAACATCGAACGACGATATTTTGGCCGCAGATGCCAAGTGCAGCATTGACGACAATGCTCTTTTCCACCACCCCGATTTGGCTGAGTACCGCGATATTTACGAGGAAGACCCCGCAGAGGTAGAAGCAGGCGAACACAACCTTAACTTTGTTAAGCTCGACGGTAATGTTGGCTGCATGGTAAACGGCGCCGGTTTAGCCATGGCAACCATGGATATTATTAAGCTCTCAGGCGGCGACCCTGCCAACTTCCTTGATGTAGGAGGTGGAGCAAATGCCAAAACCGTAGCAGCCGGTTTCAGGATAATACTAAAAGACCCTAACGTTAAAGCCATACTTATCAATATTTTTGGCGGCATTGTACGTTGCGACCGCGTAGCACAAGGTGTGGTTGATGCCTATAAGGAAATTGGAAATATTCCTGTTCCAGTTATAGTTCGTTTACAGGGCACCAATGCACTTGAAGGCAAAAAGCTGATTGACGAGTCAGGCTTAAAGGTGTACAGCGCAATCACACTGCAGGAGGCAGCAAACCTGGTAAAGCAAATGGTTAACTAA
- a CDS encoding YgaP family membrane protein: MEKNVGKIDKVIRILIALVIAGVGIYYQSWWGLLAIVPLATALTGTCGLYSLFGISTCSTKK, encoded by the coding sequence ATGGAAAAAAATGTAGGCAAAATTGATAAGGTAATCAGAATTCTGATTGCTTTAGTTATAGCTGGGGTAGGAATCTACTACCAAAGCTGGTGGGGATTACTGGCAATAGTACCTCTGGCAACGGCACTAACAGGAACATGTGGACTTTACTCCCTATTCGGGATAAGTACCTGTTCCACCAAGAAGTAA